In Pleurocapsa sp. PCC 7319, the following are encoded in one genomic region:
- the drmD gene encoding DISARM system SNF2-like helicase DrmD codes for MSLSNSINKSKDDKPSPPSPIDFKSIPEAGQLVTLRGRRFCVTDVYASTSSTNMVRSRQTENHHLVKVKSVEDDDLGAELEVIWELEIDAATYETRELPYPGGFDLADRLDAFLDAVRWGAASSADVRNIQSPFRSGIDIEDYQLDPVVRAIQMPRVSLLIADDVGLGKTIEAGLVAQEMMLRQRVQKILVVCPSSLQVQWQQQMRDKFGLDFRIVGSDLMKQLRRTRGIHVNPWTHYPRLITSIDFLKRDRPLRLMREVLPKEGESIYPRRFDLLIVDEAHNVAPSGSGNYAIDSQRTAAIRLLAPHFEHKMFLTATPHNGYPESFTALLELLDSQRFARGVTPDRSQLEVVMVRRLKRELPPKWDGTPRFPQRKLEAIAVDYSPEEKAVNGMLGEYTNLRRKNAQDNVELYSTEFVLKLLKKRLFSSPAAFLTTLEKHHESIESKLRKSRTSLQKSNLGILRRQLAGLEEDFADDEMYEDTTSSVLDITSRLFSELNTEEKQLVEQMLDWAVTAERNPDAKAQHLLAWLEEVIKPNGKWSNERVIIFTEYRATQKWLYDLLANSGFAKDNRLMTMYGGMKPDEREQVKAAFQANPEVSNVRILLATDAASEGLDLQNYCSNLIHYEIPWNPNRMEQRNGRIDRHGQKAQAVKIYHFVGKNYAQANNRGVSPGELEGDLEFLMRAALKVNNIREDLGKVGSVIASQVEEAMLGKRTNFDTEQAEEQGVAVRKMFKFERQINDRIAKLKEHLDETRSTLRLEPENIETVVKIGLELAEQQPLQPVTNQEGIYHLPAFKGSWANCTQGLPDPHTGEIRAVTFNPDLTRGREDLVLIHLNHPLVQMCLRLLRAEVWSRGSQKNLHRVTAKIVPNSVLEFPTVVAYGRLLILGNDSQKLHEEVITAGGIIKEGRFSRLNVLKIREALAASYSGEIKDSTKESLVKIWDSYEESLLNSLEKRAEERTQASEKSLQKRCDKEVSDLTAILTELQRSIEQELAEFAKPLQLKLDLFNDAEQEQLESNRNSLKARLEDIPQEIEQETKLIKDRFANLSSRLFPLAIAFLVPQKYA; via the coding sequence ATGTCTCTTTCCAATTCCATCAACAAGTCGAAGGACGACAAACCAAGCCCGCCATCTCCAATCGACTTTAAAAGTATTCCCGAAGCTGGTCAATTAGTGACTCTAAGAGGTCGTCGTTTCTGTGTCACGGATGTTTACGCCTCAACCAGTTCCACTAATATGGTCAGAAGTAGGCAAACTGAGAATCATCATTTAGTCAAGGTGAAGTCGGTGGAAGATGACGATCTAGGTGCAGAACTAGAAGTTATCTGGGAATTAGAGATAGATGCTGCCACCTATGAAACAAGGGAACTACCTTATCCTGGAGGTTTTGATTTAGCCGATCGCCTGGATGCTTTTTTAGATGCAGTTCGTTGGGGTGCAGCTTCTTCGGCGGATGTGAGAAATATTCAATCTCCATTTCGCAGTGGTATCGATATTGAAGATTATCAGTTAGACCCCGTAGTTAGGGCGATTCAGATGCCCCGCGTAAGTCTTTTAATTGCTGATGACGTTGGGTTGGGTAAAACCATCGAAGCGGGGTTAGTGGCTCAAGAAATGATGCTTCGGCAGCGAGTACAGAAGATATTAGTTGTTTGTCCATCTTCGTTACAGGTGCAGTGGCAACAACAGATGCGGGATAAATTCGGTTTGGATTTTCGCATAGTTGGCAGCGATCTGATGAAGCAATTGAGAAGGACTAGAGGAATTCACGTTAATCCTTGGACTCACTATCCTCGTTTAATTACCTCCATTGATTTTCTTAAGCGCGATCGCCCGTTAAGGTTAATGAGGGAGGTTTTACCCAAGGAAGGAGAATCGATTTATCCCCGTCGCTTCGATCTGTTGATTGTGGATGAAGCCCATAACGTTGCCCCCTCGGGAAGTGGGAACTATGCTATAGACTCCCAACGGACGGCAGCTATTCGCTTGCTAGCTCCGCATTTTGAACATAAAATGTTTTTGACTGCCACTCCCCACAACGGTTATCCAGAGAGTTTTACCGCACTACTAGAGTTACTCGACTCTCAAAGATTTGCCAGGGGAGTAACACCAGATCGTTCTCAACTAGAAGTGGTGATGGTGCGCCGTCTCAAAAGAGAATTACCGCCAAAATGGGATGGCACTCCCCGTTTTCCTCAAAGAAAGTTAGAAGCGATCGCTGTTGACTATAGCCCAGAAGAAAAAGCGGTCAATGGGATGTTGGGAGAATACACCAACCTCAGACGTAAAAATGCTCAAGATAACGTTGAGTTGTATTCAACGGAATTTGTCTTGAAGCTCCTGAAAAAAAGGTTATTTTCTTCTCCTGCTGCTTTTCTTACCACTTTGGAAAAACATCACGAATCTATTGAATCCAAACTTAGAAAATCCCGAACCAGCCTACAAAAATCAAATCTAGGAATTTTGCGCCGTCAGCTTGCGGGTTTAGAAGAAGATTTTGCCGATGACGAAATGTACGAAGATACCACCAGCAGCGTTTTAGATATTACCTCTCGTTTGTTTTCTGAATTGAATACAGAGGAAAAACAGCTTGTAGAGCAAATGCTAGATTGGGCAGTTACCGCCGAGAGAAATCCTGATGCTAAAGCCCAGCATTTATTAGCCTGGTTAGAAGAGGTAATTAAACCTAATGGCAAGTGGTCAAATGAGAGGGTAATTATCTTTACCGAGTATCGCGCTACCCAAAAGTGGCTCTACGATCTTCTAGCTAACAGCGGTTTTGCGAAGGATAATCGTCTGATGACTATGTATGGGGGTATGAAACCTGATGAACGCGAGCAGGTTAAAGCAGCATTTCAAGCCAATCCTGAAGTATCGAACGTCCGTATTCTTTTGGCTACTGATGCAGCCTCAGAAGGTTTGGATTTACAGAACTATTGTTCTAATTTAATTCACTACGAAATTCCTTGGAATCCCAATCGGATGGAGCAACGTAACGGTAGAATCGATCGCCACGGACAAAAAGCTCAGGCAGTAAAAATCTATCATTTCGTCGGTAAAAACTACGCTCAAGCTAATAATCGGGGAGTCTCTCCAGGAGAATTAGAAGGGGATTTAGAATTTTTAATGCGGGCAGCTCTCAAGGTAAATAATATTCGCGAGGATCTTGGCAAAGTTGGCTCTGTAATTGCCAGCCAAGTTGAAGAAGCTATGTTGGGTAAGCGGACTAATTTTGATACCGAACAAGCTGAAGAACAGGGTGTAGCAGTGCGGAAGATGTTCAAGTTTGAGCGTCAGATAAACGATCGCATTGCCAAGCTCAAAGAGCATCTAGATGAAACTCGCAGCACTTTAAGACTCGAACCTGAAAATATTGAAACTGTAGTTAAAATTGGCTTGGAACTAGCCGAACAACAACCCCTTCAGCCCGTGACAAACCAAGAAGGTATTTATCATCTACCTGCTTTTAAAGGCAGTTGGGCGAACTGCACTCAAGGATTACCAGACCCCCATACAGGTGAGATTCGGGCGGTAACTTTTAATCCCGACTTGACCAGAGGGCGAGAAGATTTAGTGTTGATTCATCTTAATCATCCTTTAGTACAGATGTGTTTGCGCCTGTTGCGGGCAGAGGTTTGGTCGCGAGGCAGTCAGAAAAATCTCCACAGGGTTACGGCAAAAATTGTGCCGAATAGCGTTCTCGAATTTCCTACAGTTGTAGCTTATGGCAGACTGCTAATTTTGGGTAATGACAGTCAAAAACTCCATGAAGAGGTGATTACCGCAGGGGGAATTATCAAAGAGGGTCGTTTTAGTCGGCTCAATGTGCTGAAAATCCGCGAGGCTCTGGCTGCTTCTTATAGTGGTGAAATAAAAGATTCAACTAAGGAGAGTCTGGTTAAAATCTGGGACAGTTATGAAGAATCGTTGCTCAACAGTTTAGAAAAACGAGCAGAAGAACGGACTCAAGCTTCAGAAAAATCCTTACAAAAAAGATGTGACAAAGAAGTCAGTGACCTTACCGCTATCCTAACTGAATTACAGCGCAGTATCGAACAGGAATTGGCTGAGTTTGCCAAACCTCTCCAGTTAAAGCTGGATTTATTTAATGATGCTGAACAGGAGCAGTTAGAAAGCAATCGCAATAGTCTCAAAGCCAGATTAGAAGACATTCCCCAGGAAATCGA
- a CDS encoding PD-(D/E)XK nuclease family protein has protein sequence MLSDKNQQEILGKLIIDNQDLDRLESILSEFNIFEAVGVIRQEIRHSNFLAFLLNPLETHRLRDLFLKKLLICALLNSENPPLSPIEIDIADLENAEIRREWRNIDILIYSPNNNLVCVIENKVDSSEHSNQLKRYEKTIAIEFLKCQKVFLYLTKEGDSASDEKWLSLSYNEVAKLMKSICNQYQSTMGDDVYTLIGHYVSLIERHIVSNSEIAKLCQKIYKQHRQALDLIYEHRPDLQLDISEFVQQIIEGNKQDNIKADDRNKRYIRFAPQEWDNLSFQKTCTQWTSSNRILLFEFVNEPQYLGLHLVIGPGESKIKQMIFQAVQKLQIPGFVTGCKLKPTKWSLIYKREILNNADYLDGEWNNLQAKN, from the coding sequence ATGCTGTCTGACAAAAATCAACAGGAAATCTTAGGAAAACTAATCATCGATAATCAAGATTTAGATCGATTAGAGTCAATTCTCTCGGAGTTTAATATTTTTGAAGCTGTTGGAGTAATTCGGCAAGAAATTAGACATTCTAATTTTCTCGCTTTTTTACTGAATCCACTAGAGACTCATAGATTAAGAGATTTATTTCTCAAGAAATTATTAATTTGCGCCTTACTTAATTCGGAAAATCCCCCTCTTAGTCCTATTGAAATTGATATCGCCGATCTAGAAAATGCAGAAATTCGGCGGGAGTGGAGAAATATTGATATTTTGATTTATTCACCGAACAATAATCTAGTTTGCGTTATTGAAAACAAAGTTGATTCTTCAGAACACTCAAATCAACTAAAAAGATACGAAAAAACAATTGCGATCGAGTTCTTAAAATGCCAAAAAGTTTTTCTATATCTAACTAAGGAAGGTGACTCTGCTTCTGATGAAAAATGGTTATCACTTAGTTATAACGAAGTAGCCAAGCTGATGAAATCTATCTGTAATCAATATCAATCGACAATGGGTGATGACGTTTATACTTTGATCGGTCATTACGTTAGTTTAATCGAAAGACATATTGTGAGTAACTCAGAAATCGCCAAGCTATGTCAGAAAATCTACAAACAACACCGACAAGCACTGGACTTGATTTATGAACATCGTCCAGATCTACAGTTAGACATTTCGGAGTTTGTCCAACAAATTATTGAAGGAAATAAACAAGACAACATTAAAGCAGATGATCGCAATAAAAGATATATTCGCTTTGCTCCCCAAGAATGGGACAATTTATCTTTCCAAAAGACTTGTACGCAATGGACTAGCAGTAATCGCATTTTGTTATTTGAATTTGTTAATGAGCCTCAATATTTAGGCTTACATTTAGTTATTGGTCCTGGTGAGTCAAAGATAAAACAAATGATTTTTCAAGCTGTACAAAAATTGCAAATTCCAGGATTTGTTACTGGGTGTAAATTAAAACCAACAAAATGGAGTCTTATTTATAAGCGAGAAATTCTCAATAATGCAGATTATTTAGACGGAGAATGGAATAATCTACAAGCAAAAAATTAA
- a CDS encoding cobalamin-binding protein: MTDSANLKIVSLLPSATEIIDCLGLTDALVGRSHECDYPPSVKDLPVCTEARLNSHKNSGEIDNDVQTLMQKALSIYKIKTEVLEDLQPTHIITQDQCDVCAVNLPEVERAIAKLTNSHPQIISLQPDLLNEVWEDIERVANTLGVEAKPALNKLQSRINIISDKVKDLSEKPTVVAIEWTEPLMVGANWIPELIEIAGGKSLLSVKGKHSPYISWESLVEANPDVIVIMPCGFDLERTEKESQVLTQNPNWNSLKAVKNDKVFIVDGNAYFNRPGPRLVDSAEVLAEIFHPQLFDFNHREKSWKLFS; the protein is encoded by the coding sequence ATGACCGATTCAGCCAACCTCAAAATTGTTTCCCTACTTCCTTCTGCCACAGAAATTATTGACTGTTTAGGTTTAACCGATGCTTTAGTCGGACGCTCTCACGAATGCGATTATCCTCCTTCTGTTAAAGACTTACCTGTATGCACCGAAGCCAGACTCAATAGCCATAAAAATAGTGGTGAGATTGATAATGATGTCCAAACTTTGATGCAAAAAGCTCTAAGTATTTACAAAATAAAAACCGAAGTTTTAGAAGATCTTCAGCCAACTCACATCATCACCCAAGACCAGTGTGATGTCTGCGCGGTTAATTTACCAGAAGTGGAGCGTGCGATCGCCAAACTAACTAATTCCCATCCTCAAATTATTTCTCTCCAGCCAGATCTATTAAACGAAGTCTGGGAAGATATCGAACGAGTTGCTAACACTCTGGGAGTTGAAGCCAAACCTGCTTTGAATAAATTACAAAGTCGGATTAATATAATCTCTGACAAAGTTAAAGACCTCAGTGAAAAACCTACTGTCGTCGCTATTGAATGGACTGAACCATTAATGGTAGGAGCAAACTGGATTCCCGAATTAATTGAAATTGCTGGAGGCAAATCTCTATTAAGCGTCAAAGGAAAACATTCTCCCTACATATCTTGGGAAAGTTTAGTTGAAGCCAACCCTGATGTCATCGTAATTATGCCCTGTGGCTTTGATTTGGAACGTACAGAAAAGGAATCACAAGTATTAACCCAAAACCCAAACTGGAACAGTTTGAAAGCCGTTAAAAATGACAAAGTTTTCATCGTCGATGGCAATGCTTATTTCAATCGTCCTGGCCCTCGGCTAGTTGATTCTGCTGAAGTCCTAGCCGAAATTTTCCATCCCCAATTATTTGATTTCAATCATCGGGAAAAAAGCTGGAAGTTATTTTCCTAA
- a CDS encoding ATP-dependent RecD-like DNA helicase codes for MTSSTVVSAPLSSLTGVIERITFHSSESGYTVARLNTGNVKQLLTIVGSFANIQAGQTLQLQGLWREHPQYGSQFQVVQYQETKPATLTGIEKYLGSGLIKGVGPVTAKRIVKHFGLDTLEIIENQIDRLSEVPGIANKRIAMIQSTWSEQKSIKEVMIFLSGHGVSTTYAVKIYKQYGDDAITTVTTNPYQLALDIFGIGFLTADKIACNVGVAPDSLFRYRAGILHVLNKASEDGHCYLPESQIVPFTKELLTTDEYEAESRVIVDILSQMVIEEQLIREKDDDELHGHLTVLNSIQHPCPLYYQPSFFYSEQHLAKLLQQKLETNLDVDRNRVKSWIGKFTASKQIKLSPQQYVAVEMAAREKVMILTGGPGTGKTFVTRTIVKLWKAMGKSIACAAPTGRAAKRLTEMTGISAKTLHRLLEFDPSQMGFKRDGDHQLDCSAIVVDESSMVDLFMAHSLLKAIPKNALLLMVGDIDQLPSVGPGNVLKDLIGSDKIPVVRLTQVFRQAAESAIITTAHQINRGSYPQLEKISMKSTADCLWHPGGTEAEHGVQTICELIEHYIPHAGFNPATDVQVLSPMTRGVVGTRNLNKVLQQLINPPDLHQEELARGDSILRIGDRVMQLKNDYTREVFNGDLGIVINIDHTEKEVTINFDEREVVYDFADLNEITLAWATSIHKSQGSEYPVVILPLYTQHYVMLSRNLFYTGLTRAKKLALIVGSQKAIAIAVKQVKQQQRYTKLKERLEI; via the coding sequence ATGACATCATCAACTGTTGTTTCTGCACCGCTATCCTCTCTGACTGGGGTTATTGAGCGAATTACCTTTCATTCATCTGAGTCTGGTTATACCGTAGCGCGATTAAATACGGGGAATGTTAAACAGTTGCTTACTATTGTGGGAAGTTTTGCCAATATTCAGGCAGGACAGACGCTACAGCTACAAGGACTATGGCGAGAACATCCCCAATATGGTTCACAGTTTCAAGTAGTTCAATATCAAGAAACTAAACCCGCCACCCTCACGGGAATTGAAAAGTATTTAGGTAGTGGTTTGATTAAGGGAGTAGGACCAGTAACCGCCAAACGCATAGTCAAACATTTCGGTTTGGATACGTTAGAAATTATTGAAAATCAAATAGATCGCCTGTCGGAAGTACCAGGAATTGCCAACAAACGAATTGCGATGATTCAAAGCACCTGGTCAGAGCAAAAGTCGATTAAAGAAGTAATGATCTTTCTTTCTGGACATGGGGTATCTACTACCTATGCAGTTAAGATTTACAAGCAGTATGGCGACGATGCTATTACCACTGTCACTACTAATCCCTATCAATTAGCGCTCGATATTTTTGGCATTGGTTTTTTAACCGCCGATAAGATTGCCTGTAATGTTGGAGTTGCTCCTGATTCCCTGTTTCGTTACCGTGCAGGGATTCTCCATGTGTTGAATAAAGCCAGTGAAGATGGACATTGTTATCTGCCTGAAAGCCAGATTGTTCCTTTTACTAAAGAGCTATTAACTACAGACGAGTATGAAGCTGAATCTAGAGTGATTGTTGATATCCTCTCCCAGATGGTTATTGAAGAACAGTTAATTAGAGAAAAAGATGATGATGAACTGCACGGACATCTCACGGTGCTGAATTCGATTCAGCACCCGTGTCCTCTTTATTACCAACCCAGCTTCTTTTATAGTGAGCAGCATTTGGCGAAATTATTACAGCAGAAATTAGAAACTAACTTAGATGTAGATAGAAATAGAGTAAAAAGTTGGATTGGTAAGTTTACTGCATCAAAACAGATTAAATTATCACCTCAGCAGTATGTGGCTGTAGAAATGGCAGCGAGGGAAAAAGTGATGATTCTCACTGGTGGCCCTGGTACAGGAAAAACTTTTGTCACTCGTACTATCGTTAAACTCTGGAAGGCAATGGGTAAATCCATTGCCTGTGCTGCACCCACTGGTAGAGCAGCCAAAAGATTAACTGAAATGACGGGAATAAGCGCGAAAACTCTACATCGATTGCTGGAATTTGACCCCAGTCAGATGGGTTTTAAACGAGATGGGGATCATCAACTTGATTGCAGCGCGATCGTGGTAGATGAATCTAGTATGGTGGATTTGTTTATGGCTCATTCTCTACTCAAAGCTATACCTAAAAATGCTTTACTTTTGATGGTGGGAGATATAGATCAACTTCCTTCTGTTGGTCCTGGAAATGTCCTCAAGGATTTAATTGGTTCGGATAAGATTCCCGTCGTCCGTTTAACTCAAGTATTTCGTCAGGCAGCAGAAAGTGCAATTATTACTACCGCCCATCAAATCAATCGCGGTTCTTATCCTCAACTAGAGAAGATTTCAATGAAGTCTACTGCTGATTGTCTTTGGCATCCTGGAGGTACGGAAGCCGAACATGGGGTACAAACTATCTGCGAACTGATTGAGCATTATATTCCCCATGCTGGTTTTAATCCTGCTACTGATGTCCAAGTGTTATCTCCCATGACTAGAGGCGTGGTAGGCACTCGTAATTTGAATAAGGTACTGCAACAACTGATTAATCCTCCTGATCTTCACCAGGAGGAGTTGGCTAGGGGAGATAGTATTTTACGGATTGGCGATCGCGTGATGCAGTTAAAGAATGACTACACTAGGGAAGTCTTTAACGGTGACTTGGGTATAGTAATTAATATCGATCATACTGAGAAGGAAGTCACTATTAATTTCGATGAGAGAGAGGTAGTTTATGATTTTGCCGATCTCAATGAAATTACTCTCGCTTGGGCTACCAGTATTCATAAAAGTCAGGGTTCGGAATATCCTGTAGTTATTTTGCCTTTGTATACTCAGCACTACGTCATGCTGTCGAGGAATTTGTTTTATACGGGACTTACTAGAGCCAAGAAATTGGCTTTAATTGTGGGTTCTCAAAAAGCGATCGCGATCGCCGTTAAGCAAGTTAAACAACAGCAGCGATATACAAAGTTGAAGGAAAGACTAGAAATATAG
- a CDS encoding nucleotidyl transferase AbiEii/AbiGii toxin family protein — MTNPQIENLEKVARILARVPERFVFTGGGTIVLYVDEIIRDELRPTKDVDCVVEIFSRTEYYQLTTALREVGLSECSELDAPMCRWKYEELLIDIMPCGEEVLGFSNRWYRESQKTNS; from the coding sequence ATGACTAATCCGCAAATCGAGAATTTGGAAAAAGTAGCCCGAATTTTAGCTCGCGTTCCCGAACGATTTGTTTTTACGGGAGGTGGAACGATTGTCCTTTATGTGGACGAGATTATTAGAGATGAATTACGCCCGACAAAAGATGTCGATTGCGTAGTAGAGATTTTTTCTCGCACTGAATATTATCAATTGACGACTGCTTTGCGGGAAGTAGGATTATCTGAATGTAGCGAACTAGATGCTCCCATGTGCAGATGGAAATATGAGGAATTATTGATTGATATTATGCCCTGTGGAGAGGAGGTTTTAGGGTTTAGCAATCGCTGGTATAGGGAATCACAGAAGACGAACTCGTAG
- a CDS encoding type II toxin-antitoxin system HigA family antitoxin, translated as MTTGLKTPSSYYLQLINTFPPRPINNEAELLATQDQIDAIIDRQNITQDDKDYLEVLGTLVYDYEQKHEPIPVLEGIELLKALMSEENLQPCDLISIFEDESTIAEVLEKKQEMTAKQIQKLGDFFQISPIRFLTSE; from the coding sequence ATGACGACTGGTTTAAAAACTCCTAGTAGCTACTATCTTCAATTAATTAATACTTTTCCACCGCGTCCTATAAATAATGAAGCTGAACTGTTGGCAACTCAAGACCAAATTGATGCGATTATTGATCGGCAAAATATTACTCAAGACGATAAGGACTACCTGGAGGTATTGGGTACTCTAGTCTATGACTACGAGCAAAAACACGAACCAATACCAGTTCTTGAGGGAATCGAACTACTTAAAGCTTTGATGAGTGAAGAAAATTTGCAACCGTGCGATCTTATTTCTATTTTTGAAGATGAATCTACCATCGCCGAAGTTTTAGAGAAAAAACAAGAAATGACCGCCAAACAAATACAAAAACTTGGCGACTTTTTTCAGATCTCTCCCATCAGGTTTTTAACTTCAGAATAG
- a CDS encoding type II toxin-antitoxin system HigB family toxin encodes MRVISRRKLREFWSKHGDAQTSLLLWYQRTTDAKWQNLADVRRVFPSADPVGNLTVFNIGGNKYRLITFIDYESQIVFTRNVLTHADYDKEKWKNDDWFKNS; translated from the coding sequence ATGCGGGTTATTAGCCGAAGAAAATTGAGAGAGTTTTGGTCAAAACATGGCGATGCTCAAACTAGCCTATTACTGTGGTATCAGCGCACTACTGATGCCAAATGGCAAAACTTGGCTGATGTGCGACGAGTCTTTCCCTCTGCCGACCCAGTAGGCAATTTGACCGTTTTCAACATAGGAGGCAATAAATATAGACTCATTACTTTTATCGATTATGAGTCTCAAATAGTTTTTACTCGCAATGTTCTTACTCACGCAGATTACGACAAGGAGAAATGGAAAAATGACGACTGGTTTAAAAACTCCTAG